The following are encoded in a window of Castanea sativa cultivar Marrone di Chiusa Pesio chromosome 5, ASM4071231v1 genomic DNA:
- the LOC142636228 gene encoding putative purine permease 10, with product MGQAQNLQLQVTVQEAEEANSPGHINATNQSTISQPRTLMQWLRMTIFTLFVLSGQSAAILLGRLYYDKGGKSKWIATLVQVAGFPIIIPYYYISPPEKPTSNSIHRNELSALILALIYVSLGVLQAANSMMYSVGLLHLPVSTFALICASQLTFNAFFSFLINSQKFTPFIINSLVLLTISSALLVFQTNSTNLTGNSNVNYEIGLSCTVGASAGYGLMLSLTELSFHKILRRETFTVILEMIIYQSLIATCATLVGLFASGEWKGLKREMDEFELGKFVYVSTLIWTAIAWQIFNIGAVGLIHEVSSLFSNVISVLGLPVIPVLAVIFFHDKMDGVKAISMVLAIWGFISYFYQHCLDDSESKAEKRDVKEEISMLPLLKEVTDEQDGLKNIYQKVPLSTETNFQNYEH from the coding sequence TTCAAGAAGCTGAAGAAGCAAACTCACCTGGTCATATCAATGCCACCAACCAATCAACAATCTCCCAACCCAGAACCTTAATGCAGTGGCTCCGAATGACCATCTTTACACTCTTTGTCCTCTCTGGCCAGTCAGCAGCTATACTCTTGGGAAGACTCTACTATGACAAAGGGGGAAAGAGCAAATGGATAGCAACACTAGTGCAAGTTGCAGGATTCCCAATCATCATTCCTTACTACTACATCTCTCCACCTGAAAAGCCTACTTCGAACAGTATCCACAGGAATGAGCTCTCCGCCTTAATCCTTGCTTTGATATATGTCTCTTTAGGTGTACTTCAGGCAGCAAACAGCATGATGTATTCAGTTGGGCTCTTGCACCTTCCAGTATCTACTTTTGCACTTATTTGCGCATCCCAGTTGACCTTCAATGCTTTCTTCTCCTTCCTTATAAATTCCCAGAAGTTTACTCCTTTTATAATTAATTCTCTCGTCCTTCTCACCATCTCCTCTGCCCTGTTGGTATTTCAAACCAATTCTACAAACCTCACTGGCAACTCTAATGTGAATTATGAAATTGGACTCTCTTGCACTGTTGGTGCATCTGCTGGATACGGATTGATGCTTTCCCTTACAGAGCTCTCCTTCCATAAGATTTTAAGAAGAGAAACATTTACAGTGATTTTGGAAATGATAATCTATCAGTCACTGATAGCAACTTGTGCTACACTGGTGGGGCTCTTTGCTAGCGGAGAGTGGAAAGGTCTAAAGAGAGAGATGGACGAGTTTGAACTGGGGAAGTTTGTTTATGTCAGTACTTTGATTTGGACAGCTATAGCTTGGCAGATTTTCAATATTGGCGCAGTAGGCTTGATACATGAAGTGTCTTCCCTGTTCTCCAATGTCATAAGCGTGTTGGGTTTGCCTGTTATTCCAGTTCTAGCCGTAATCTTCTTCCATGACAAAATGGATGGGGTAAAGGCGATTTCCATGGTGTTAGCTATTTGGGGCTTTATTTCATATTTCTATCAGCACTGCCTTGATGATTCTGAGTCCAAGGCTGAAAAGAGAGATGTCAAGGAAGAAATTTCAATGCTTCCCCTGTTGAAAGAGGTTACCGACGAACAAGATGGGCTAAAGAATATCTATCAAAAAGTTCCACTTTCCACAGaaacaaatttccaaaattatGAGCACTGA